Proteins from one Puntigrus tetrazona isolate hp1 chromosome 10, ASM1883169v1, whole genome shotgun sequence genomic window:
- the rps6kb1a gene encoding ribosomal protein S6 kinase beta-1 isoform X1: MAGVFDIDLDPPEDNVSDEELADGAKSNEFMDQCGGFEFMEDCEKFEISENSVNQGTEQIRPECFELLRVLGKGGYGKVFQVRKVSGADSGKIFAMKVLKKAMIVRNAKDTAHTKAERSILEEVKHPFIVDLIYAFQTGGKLYLILEYLSGGELFMQLEREGIFLEDTACFYLAEISMALGHLHQKGIIYRDLKPENIMLNNNGHVKLTDFGLCKESIHDGTVTHTFCGTIEYMAPEILMRSGHNRAVDWWSLGALMYDMLTGAPPFTAENRKKTIDRILKCKLNLPPYLTQEARDLLKKLLRRNASTRMGAGPRDFIDVQTHSFFRHMNWDDLLAFKVEPPFKPFLRSADDVSQFDSRFTSQTPVDSPDDSTLSESANQVFLGFTYIAPSVLENINEKFTFEPKSRSPRKLLGSPRTPVSPMKAEGEDGWSRGPPFPEVPSTTSSLLPPTDTPMEVSNVEQMDVSSNMEVSAPLPIKKPSNTGLFVKPAQPAGGRRPKHLRMNR; the protein is encoded by the exons ATGGCTGGTGTGTTTGATATCGACCTCGACCCGCCGGAGGACAACGTGTCAGACGAGGAGCTCGCCGACGGG GCTAAGAGTAATGAATTCATGGACCAGTGCGGTGGCTTTGAATT CATGGAAGACTGCGAGAAGTTCGAGATCTCGGAGAATAGTGTGAATCAAGGCACGGAGCAGATCCGTCCGGAATGTTTCGAGTTGCTTCGTGTTTTGGGTAAAGGAGGATATGGGAAG GTTTTTCAAGTTCGCAAGGTATCAGGGGCAGATTCTGGGAAGATATTCGCCATGAAGGTCTTGAAAAAG GCCATGATCGTTCGCAATGCAAAGGACACTGCTCATACGAAAGCAGAAAGGAGCATCCTAGAGGAAGTTAAGCACCCCTTTATTGTCGACCTTATATATGCCTTTCAGACAGGAGGCAAACTTTACCTCATCCTGGAGTACCTAAGCG GTGGAGAACTGTTCATGCAGCTGGAAAGGGAGGGGATCTTCTTGGAGGATACCGCCTG TTTTTACCTGGCAGAGATTTCCATGGCCTTGGGTCACCTTCACCAGAAAGGCATTATCTACAGAGATCTGAAGCCAGAGAACATCATGCTCAATAACAAtg GTCATGTTAAGCTGACAGACTTCGGACTCTGTAAGGAGTCGATCCACGATGGTACCGTCACACACACCTTCTGTGGAACCATAGAGTATAT GGCACCAGAAATCCTCATGAGAAGCGGCCATAACCGAGCTGTGGACTGGTGGAGTCTGGGAGCTCTGATGTATGACATGCTAACAGGAGCT CCGCCATTCACCGCAGAGAATCGGAAAAAAACCATAGACAGAATTCTAAAGTGCAAACTGAACCTTCCACCTTACCTCACCCAAGAAGCACGAGACCTTCTGAAAAAG CTGCTGAGAAGAAATGCATCAACGAGAATGGGAGCAGGTCCTAGAGATTTTATAGATGTCCAG ACCCACTCCTTCTTCAGACACATGAACTGGGATGATTTACTGGCTTTTAAAGTTGAACCTCCCTTTAAGCCTTTTTTG CGATCAGCAGATGATGTTAGCCAGTTTGACTCCAGGTTCACTAGTCAGACTCCCGTGGACAGTCCTGACGACTCGACACTCAGCGAAAGCGCCAACCAAGTCTTCCTG GGCTTTACGTACATCGCTCCATCTGTGCTCGAAAACATCAACGAGAAGTTCACTTTTGAGCCAAAATCCCGTTCACCTCGCAAGCTTCTGGGAAGCCCAAGAACGCCAGTGAg CCCTATGAAGGCTGAAGGGGAAGACGGTTGGTCTCGAGGTCCACCCTTCCCAGAAGTGCCCTCAACCACCTCCTCTCTCCTGCCGCCCACTGATACGCCCATGGAGGTGTCTAATGTGGAGCAGATGGACGTTAGCAGCAACATGGAGGTGTCAGCCCCTCTCCCCATCAAAAAACCATCAAACACGGGCTTGTTCGTGAAACCGGCTCAACCAGCAGGCGGCAGGAGACCCAAGCATTTAAGGATGAATCGTTga
- the rps6kb1a gene encoding ribosomal protein S6 kinase beta-1 isoform X2 — protein MAGVFDIDLDPPEDNVSDEELADGAKSNEFMDQCGGFEFMEDCEKFEISENSVNQGTEQIRPECFELLRVLGKGGYGKVFQVRKVSGADSGKIFAMKVLKKAMIVRNAKDTAHTKAERSILEEVKHPFIVDLIYAFQTGGKLYLILEYLSGGELFMQLEREGIFLEDTACFYLAEISMALGHLHQKGIIYRDLKPENIMLNNNGHVKLTDFGLCKESIHDGTVTHTFCGTIEYMAPEILMRSGHNRAVDWWSLGALMYDMLTGAPPFTAENRKKTIDRILKCKLNLPPYLTQEARDLLKKRSADDVSQFDSRFTSQTPVDSPDDSTLSESANQVFLGFTYIAPSVLENINEKFTFEPKSRSPRKLLGSPRTPVSPMKAEGEDGWSRGPPFPEVPSTTSSLLPPTDTPMEVSNVEQMDVSSNMEVSAPLPIKKPSNTGLFVKPAQPAGGRRPKHLRMNR, from the exons ATGGCTGGTGTGTTTGATATCGACCTCGACCCGCCGGAGGACAACGTGTCAGACGAGGAGCTCGCCGACGGG GCTAAGAGTAATGAATTCATGGACCAGTGCGGTGGCTTTGAATT CATGGAAGACTGCGAGAAGTTCGAGATCTCGGAGAATAGTGTGAATCAAGGCACGGAGCAGATCCGTCCGGAATGTTTCGAGTTGCTTCGTGTTTTGGGTAAAGGAGGATATGGGAAG GTTTTTCAAGTTCGCAAGGTATCAGGGGCAGATTCTGGGAAGATATTCGCCATGAAGGTCTTGAAAAAG GCCATGATCGTTCGCAATGCAAAGGACACTGCTCATACGAAAGCAGAAAGGAGCATCCTAGAGGAAGTTAAGCACCCCTTTATTGTCGACCTTATATATGCCTTTCAGACAGGAGGCAAACTTTACCTCATCCTGGAGTACCTAAGCG GTGGAGAACTGTTCATGCAGCTGGAAAGGGAGGGGATCTTCTTGGAGGATACCGCCTG TTTTTACCTGGCAGAGATTTCCATGGCCTTGGGTCACCTTCACCAGAAAGGCATTATCTACAGAGATCTGAAGCCAGAGAACATCATGCTCAATAACAAtg GTCATGTTAAGCTGACAGACTTCGGACTCTGTAAGGAGTCGATCCACGATGGTACCGTCACACACACCTTCTGTGGAACCATAGAGTATAT GGCACCAGAAATCCTCATGAGAAGCGGCCATAACCGAGCTGTGGACTGGTGGAGTCTGGGAGCTCTGATGTATGACATGCTAACAGGAGCT CCGCCATTCACCGCAGAGAATCGGAAAAAAACCATAGACAGAATTCTAAAGTGCAAACTGAACCTTCCACCTTACCTCACCCAAGAAGCACGAGACCTTCTGAAAAAG CGATCAGCAGATGATGTTAGCCAGTTTGACTCCAGGTTCACTAGTCAGACTCCCGTGGACAGTCCTGACGACTCGACACTCAGCGAAAGCGCCAACCAAGTCTTCCTG GGCTTTACGTACATCGCTCCATCTGTGCTCGAAAACATCAACGAGAAGTTCACTTTTGAGCCAAAATCCCGTTCACCTCGCAAGCTTCTGGGAAGCCCAAGAACGCCAGTGAg CCCTATGAAGGCTGAAGGGGAAGACGGTTGGTCTCGAGGTCCACCCTTCCCAGAAGTGCCCTCAACCACCTCCTCTCTCCTGCCGCCCACTGATACGCCCATGGAGGTGTCTAATGTGGAGCAGATGGACGTTAGCAGCAACATGGAGGTGTCAGCCCCTCTCCCCATCAAAAAACCATCAAACACGGGCTTGTTCGTGAAACCGGCTCAACCAGCAGGCGGCAGGAGACCCAAGCATTTAAGGATGAATCGTTga